One genomic window of Panicum hallii strain FIL2 chromosome 6, PHallii_v3.1, whole genome shotgun sequence includes the following:
- the LOC112896552 gene encoding actin-related protein 3-like — protein sequence MDATARPAIVIDNGTGYSKLGFSGNSEPSFTLPTVVAVNESFLDQKELLNSANWIAQYNAGVMADLDYFIGDEALSRLRSSGLYTSRSPIRHGQVEDWDTMERFWQQCIFNYLRCNPEEHYFLLTDSPVGTPESRECTGEIMFETFNVPGLYISVQSVLSLSAGYAYLKSISDEDSDPLSDMTGVVVDIGDGAPHIVPVVNGYVIGSSIKSFPFSGSDVTQFVSQLLQERGELLPPEDSLDISRKVKEMYCYTCSDIVKEFKKHDKKPDKYVKHWSAIKPKTGVPYTIDIGYERFLGPEIFFNPEIYSADFSTPLPELIDSCVQSAPIDTRRALYKNIVLSGGSTMFKDFHKRLQSDIKKIVDDRVAATNARHRVEVRPIEVNVVAHPIQSYAVWFGGSVAASTPEFYEYCHTKEEYEEHGASICRTSPVFKGMY from the exons ATGGACGCCACCGCGCGCCCGGCCATCGTCATCGACAACGGCACGGG GTATAGCAAGCTTGGATTTTCTGGTAACTCTGAGCCGTCTTTCACTCTCCCTACTGTCGTAGCAGTGAATGAATCTTTTCTAGACCAGAAAGAGCTGTTGAATAGTGCAAATTGGATAGCACAGTATAACGCTGGCGTCATGGCTGATCTTGATTATTTTATTGGAGATGAGGCTCTATCGCGTTTAAGATCTAGTGGGCTATACACTTCAAGAAGTCCAATTCGTCATGGTCAG GTTGAGGACTGGGATACAATGGAGAGATTTTGGCAGCAATGCATTTTCAATTATCTGCGTTGCAATCCTGAGGAGCATTATTTCCTCCTCACAGATAGTCCTGTTGGTACACCCGAAAGTCGTGAATGTACTGGAGAAATAatgtttgagaccttcaatgtCCCTGGTCTATATATATCTGTTCAATCTGTCCTCAGCCTTTCTGCTGGATACGCCTATCTGAAAAGTATTTCTGATGAAGATTCAGATCCTTTG TCTGATATGACAGGTGTAGTTGTTGATATTGGGGATGGTGCTCCACACATCGTGCCAGTTGTAAATGGCTATGTAATTGGGAGTAGCATAAAGTCTTTTCCTTTTTCCGGGAGTGACGTAACTCAGTTTGTTTCGCAGCTGTTACAG GAAAGAGGTGAGCTTCTGCCACCTGAGGATTCTTTAGATATATCTCGCAAGGTGAAAGAAATGTATTGCTATACTTGTTCAGACATTGTCAAG GAATTCAAGAAGCATGACAAGAAGCCTGATAAGTACGTCAAACATTGGTCAGCTATTAAACCAAAGACTGGGGTCCCATATACAATTGACATCGGATATGAGCGTTTTCTTGGCCCAGAG ATCTTCTTCAATCCTGAGATTTACTCCGCTGATTTCTCCACTCCTTTACCTGAATTGATTGATAGCTGTGTTCAATCTGCACCAATTGACACAAGGAGAGCTCTGTACAAG AATATAGTATTATCTGGTGGATCTACCATGTTTAAAGACTTCCACAAGAGACTCCAGAGTGATATAAAGAAGATAGTAGATGATCGTGTTGCTGCAACTAATGCCCGCCATCGTGTGGAAGTGAGA CCTATCGAAGTCAACGTGGTTGCCCATCCTATACAGAGCTACGCAGTCTGGTTTGGGGGTTCAGTAGCTGCATCTACCCCAGAATTCTATGAG TATTGCCACACAAAGGAAGAGTATGAGGAACACGGAGCAAGCATATGCAGAACAAGCCCAGTTTTCAAAGGAATGTACTGA